The Chryseobacterium aureum genome contains a region encoding:
- a CDS encoding HD domain-containing protein, protein MKSTIDNTVAFVKEKLEGAEAGHDWFHIERVWKLAAQIAETENCDKEVVELSALLHDIADPKFHNGDETIAPKISRIFLEEQNVSEETIQKVLFVIENISFKNRDQAPVNPPIELQIVQDADRIDAIGAIGIARTFNFGGFKNNLMYHPDIKPKLGMSKEEYKKSNGTTINHFYEKLLLLKDMMNTPKGKKMAEERHHYMLNFLDQFYKEWNVD, encoded by the coding sequence ATGAAAAGTACAATTGACAACACTGTAGCGTTTGTAAAAGAAAAATTAGAAGGAGCAGAAGCCGGACATGACTGGTTCCATATTGAGAGAGTCTGGAAGCTGGCAGCTCAGATCGCAGAAACAGAAAATTGCGACAAAGAAGTAGTGGAACTGTCTGCACTTCTTCATGATATTGCAGATCCTAAATTCCATAACGGAGATGAAACCATTGCTCCCAAAATCTCCAGAATATTTCTTGAAGAACAGAATGTTTCTGAAGAAACCATTCAGAAGGTTTTATTTGTAATCGAAAATATTTCGTTCAAAAACAGAGATCAGGCACCGGTAAATCCTCCCATTGAATTGCAGATCGTACAGGATGCAGACCGTATTGATGCCATAGGAGCTATTGGCATTGCCAGAACATTCAACTTCGGAGGTTTTAAGAATAATCTGATGTATCATCCGGATATAAAACCTAAACTGGGTATGTCTAAGGAAGAATATAAAAAATCTAACGGAACCACCATCAATCATTTCTATGAGAAGCTGTTACTTCTAAAAGATATGATGAATACCCCAAAAGGAAAAAAAATGGCCGAAGAAAGACATCATTATATGCTGAATTTCCTCGACCAGTTTTATAAAGAATGGAATGTAGATTAG
- a CDS encoding outer membrane beta-barrel protein: MKKTFSVFLSFCIVLISAQIKFEKGYIIGSNDVKKEVLIKNQGWANNPDSFSYKTDETSGESIGNPATIKEFGIYNDVKYVTYNGDIDYSSDNTGDLSSIKEPEFKKASVFLKEIATGKKNLYSYQGRNVIRFFYSDSDSSIKPLIYKKYFFNGNNLQVATNEEYIDQLKTLFSDDNTLQATASKTKYTSSDLKKMFSAYNSKFSGATNDGTISDTQRDSKFNLAVRPGLNFYSPLEITKTLSNEGAPSKTGFRIGVEAEIVLPFNRGKWSVVAEPTFSLYNNKTAVRTTNGNLYNINVENYSFISIPLSVRHYMFINDKSKIFINAGINLLTLKTSSAKDFSVDYDGYVFDRLKLSSSQAFKSALFGIGYNYKNKYIIEARYNTGMNLFEEKGAEANLKYASIILGYNIF, encoded by the coding sequence ATGAAAAAAACGTTCTCGGTATTCCTATCATTCTGTATCGTGCTTATTTCTGCACAGATAAAATTCGAAAAAGGATATATTATTGGCAGTAATGATGTAAAAAAGGAAGTCCTCATCAAAAACCAGGGATGGGCCAATAACCCGGACAGTTTCTCTTACAAAACGGATGAAACATCTGGAGAAAGTATAGGAAATCCCGCTACAATAAAAGAATTTGGTATCTATAATGATGTAAAGTATGTTACTTACAACGGTGACATTGATTACTCGTCTGATAATACCGGAGATCTTTCTTCCATCAAGGAGCCGGAATTTAAAAAAGCTTCAGTATTCCTTAAAGAAATTGCAACGGGTAAAAAAAATCTGTATTCTTACCAGGGACGCAATGTAATAAGATTCTTTTATTCTGATTCAGATTCTTCTATCAAGCCATTGATTTATAAAAAATACTTTTTTAATGGAAATAACCTTCAGGTGGCAACCAATGAAGAATACATTGATCAATTGAAGACCTTATTTTCAGATGATAATACACTCCAGGCTACCGCTTCCAAAACAAAATACACAAGTAGTGACCTGAAGAAAATGTTTTCCGCATATAACAGTAAATTTTCCGGTGCTACCAACGATGGAACTATTTCTGATACTCAAAGAGATTCAAAATTTAATTTAGCGGTTAGACCCGGTCTCAATTTTTATTCACCCTTAGAAATAACAAAAACCCTCAGTAATGAAGGTGCTCCTTCAAAAACAGGATTCAGGATTGGGGTTGAGGCAGAAATTGTATTACCTTTCAACAGAGGCAAGTGGTCAGTGGTAGCTGAGCCTACATTCTCGCTTTACAATAATAAGACGGCTGTAAGAACTACCAATGGTAATTTATACAACATTAATGTAGAGAATTACTCATTTATCAGTATTCCTTTAAGTGTAAGACACTATATGTTCATCAATGATAAATCTAAAATTTTTATCAATGCCGGTATTAATCTCCTGACTCTGAAAACAAGTTCAGCAAAGGACTTCTCTGTGGATTATGACGGATATGTATTTGACAGATTAAAACTATCTTCATCTCAGGCTTTCAAAAGCGCCTTATTTGGAATAGGATACAATTATAAAAACAAATACATTATTGAGGCAAGATATAATACAGGCATGAATTTATTTGAAGAAAAGGGTGCTGAAGCAAACCTAAAGTACGCTTCCATCATTTTAGGATATAATATTTTCTAA
- a CDS encoding alpha/beta hydrolase family protein: MEKRILTTEDHASLAVHLFKPEKGNGKLLLINSATGVKQQVYFSFASYFAEQGFTVITYDYRGIGLSKPKNMRGFQGSMRLWGSKDYKALTQYIKAHFKEYQKYCLGHSVGALILGMNEDSQIFEEFVFVGTQNAFVGNLKGMTKVEAYLGFGIAQPLTTSLLGYFPAHWFGLGESLPKNCAYDWRTLILNRKSTNRLLEKIENFSENLTQKVFVIRAEDDIWLTEKGVLSLLNDTYPNLKPTYRLVTVSESDKKEIGHINFFRSYNSKLWDIILNELIDQ, translated from the coding sequence ATGGAAAAACGAATACTGACCACAGAAGACCATGCTTCCCTTGCCGTACATCTTTTTAAACCAGAGAAGGGCAATGGGAAATTACTGCTGATCAATTCAGCAACCGGAGTAAAACAGCAGGTCTATTTTTCCTTTGCCAGCTATTTTGCTGAACAGGGCTTTACAGTAATCACCTATGATTACAGGGGAATAGGACTTTCCAAGCCGAAAAATATGAGAGGATTTCAGGGCTCCATGAGACTGTGGGGCTCCAAAGATTATAAAGCTTTAACCCAATATATTAAAGCGCACTTTAAAGAGTACCAAAAATACTGTTTAGGTCATTCAGTAGGGGCTTTGATTCTCGGTATGAATGAAGATTCCCAAATATTTGAAGAATTTGTTTTTGTAGGGACACAGAATGCTTTCGTTGGAAACCTGAAAGGAATGACAAAAGTGGAGGCCTATTTGGGGTTTGGGATAGCCCAGCCGTTAACCACTTCATTATTAGGGTATTTTCCGGCACATTGGTTCGGATTGGGAGAAAGTCTTCCAAAAAATTGCGCATATGACTGGAGAACCTTAATTTTAAACAGGAAATCAACCAACAGGCTGTTGGAAAAAATTGAGAATTTCTCCGAAAATCTGACCCAGAAAGTATTTGTAATCCGGGCAGAAGATGATATCTGGCTTACAGAAAAAGGTGTACTAAGTCTATTAAACGATACCTATCCTAACCTTAAGCCTACTTACAGATTAGTGACCGTTTCAGAATCTGATAAAAAAGAAATCGGACATATCAATTTTTTTAGAAGTTACAACAGCAAACTCTGGGATATTATATTAAATGAACTGATAGATCAATGA